The genome window TTTTGAGCATAACTTTTCTCAAGGTTGGCTTGAGAAATTCAAGCTAAGACATGGTATCAAGTCATTTCGTCATTTCAGAGAGAGTGGTTCCGTTGATATACAAGACATGGAGACAAAATTGAAGTCCATTAGGGAAAAAATTGACCAATTCTCTATGAAAATATGAATGAAACTGGTTTGTTTTACAGGTTATAAGTTGATTATTCTCTTGCTACAAAACAACTTGAAGGAAGAAAGCAGGACAAAGAAAGGTCCGCGGTTGTTATTTGTTGCAACAAGGATGGATCTGAAAAAATTCCTTTATGGattattaaaaaatatacaaaGTCACGTTGCTTCAAGAATGTCAACATGAACAGTTTGAATTGTCACTATCGTGCAAACAAATGAGCATGGATGACAAGTGTATTTTTGATGAATATATCCGTTGGTTGACCACAAGATGCATGGTAGACGAATTTTGCTTGTGGTAGATAATTGTCCCGCACatccaaaaaatatttaagtACTACAAAATTTTGAATTGCTTTTCTTGCCATCCAACATGacatcaaaaattcaaccttgtGATGTTCGGATAATAAGAGGTTTCAAGATGCATTATCACAGTAGATTTTACCGTAGGATATTAGAAGGCTATGAGTTGGGACAAACTGATCCAGGAAATATTAATGTTTAGATGATATCAATCTTGCGATCGCGGCTTGGACGACAAATGTTCAGCAAGACACAATAGCAAATTATTTTCGACACTGCAAAATTCATTCGGGGGATGAAGCCTCAAGGAATTTAAATAAGCTCACATGTGAAAACGGCATTCATGAACTCGAGATCATGATTAATGATCTCAGTTACcgcaataaaatgaatgacaataGCTTGTTGGATTACCCCGAGTGAAAATGATACATGTTCAGAGGTCTAGAGTTTAGAAAAAATTATGGATACCATCGGCGAAAACAATGTTGATGATGAAGTTGAAGACGACACAATACCTTTTGGAACCAGTTACGCGTAGGGAAGCACTTATCGCGTCTAGAACTCTTTACAATTTTTTGGTGCAATTCGAGAAGACCACACCAGAACTTTCAGATACAATAAGAAAAGTTAGAGATGAGCTTCAACTTTAAAttttaagaaaaacaaaaaatactAGAATCTATTTCACTAAATTGTCTAagatatttttgtaattttatagaattattaatttataatATTAATCGGATCATATATTTATATAGGGGTCTTCCGAAAATATATTATCTTATTGAAATCAGTGATATTTTTCACCGATCCAAGTCGGGACCGGAGAAAAATATTATGTTAGAGAATTTATTAATTTACCTAATATTAGTTTAGAGAGGTTCTATTGTAGTTTAGTGAAgtaattttttctttaaaaaaccAAAGGAGGGTAATATATCCCTTAATCTTTTATCATCAGTGTCAAATTGCAATTAATTTATTACGTCGAGCTTTCATTTGTCTAAAACCCTAAATCCTGAACTGGGTCTCGACTCTCTTCTCTGTTCAGGTACTTTTTCTGTTTTTCAATGTTGGGGAGCTCATACCAGTGTTCAGTAGCACTACAGGCCCCAAAGCCAATAAACTCAATGAACTACGCAACCTTGAATCGATCAATTTCTTACAATCTTCTGCGTAGGGCTTTCCCATTCCGCGCATATTGCACTGTCTATTCCTCAAAGCGTAATAATTTATTTTCCAGAATTAGCCCTGTTAGACGCGCGGATCTCATAATTCCAGTTCTGGATCAATGGGTGGTCGAGGGCAGAAAGGTCACAAGTTTGGAGCTTCAGCGCATTGTTCGAGATCTCCGTAGCCGTAAGCGTTTTTCCCAAGCCCTACAGGTTCCATTTCCTGTCTATCCTTTCTTTTAGTCTTTTAAGAATTCGTGCAATTTTTCTTATGTAGTATTAGAATGAGATTACTGAATAGAGTGGACTAAATATTCATTCTAAACATAAAGAGAGAAAGTGGAATAGATATGGATGAATTAGTATAGTCGACCCAACTAATTTGAGATGGAGGTTTAGTTGATTGATTGGTTGGTTTCTTTTTGGGCTATGGGAAGCGGGATCAAGGAGCAGGGTATTGAAATTGAGCTTGTATTCTTTGTCTTAGTTGGGATTTAAGTTATGTACACTGACAGCATAAAGGGTTTTTACACTATCAGTGAATTTTAACTTGTTAATGTTATAGTAGGTTTCTTACCATTTTTACGAGGTTGTCGATTAATTTTCATCATAGAGCATTTAGCGGTAATTACTTTATAAGTGATCTGGTTGTTTTAATATTGTTTACACCTAGCATGTAGAACTTAAAATCCTGTTATTGAAGCTTTTTTAGACAACCCTAATATTAAGTAAGAAAGGAAAATGCTTGTGCAGCTCATATTTGAACTGGAGAATGGCAACTTGTTCCAAACTCATCTAAAAATGGCAACATGTTCCCACACATAATGTCTGAAAGTTTTCTTCTTTTTGGATCAAAATGTGACATTGTGTCATGATACTATTACCCATTTTACTACTACATCTGACCTGCCCTTCTTTCTAAAGCTGGTGGTGAATGCTTGTTGCCATGTAGGTTTCCGAGTGGATGAGTGTTAGTGGTCTCTGCCCTTTCAAGTCAGGAGATTGTGCTGTGCATTTGGATCTTATTGGTGTCGTCCATGGTTGGGAAGCGGCAGAGTGCTACTTTAATAACCTAACAGATGAACAGAAGAATGATAAGACTTATGGTGCACTCTTCAACTGTTATATTAGAGAATGTCTAGTTGAGAAATCCCTAGcccattttcagaaaatgaaGAAACTTGGTTATGCTTCCTGCACTCTTGTTTACAACAATCTCATGTGCCTTTACAGAAGTACAAGGCAACTCGAGCGAGTCTCTGATGTGCTGTCGGAGATGAAGGAGAATGGTGTCACCCCTAATAACTTCAGCTATCGGATCTGCATCAATTGCTGTGGAGAAAGAGCTGATTATAGTGGTATGGAGAAGCTTCTTGAAGAAATGGAAAGCCAGCCTTTCATATCAGTGGACTGGATCACCTATTCCATGATGGCTAATGTTTATATAAAAGCCAAGTTCAAGGAGAAGGCTCTTGCTTTCTTGAAAAAGTTAGAAGATAAGCTACATAAAGATCCAATAGGTTACAATCATTTGATCTCCCACTATGCGAATCTAGGCAATAAGGAAGAGATGTTGAGATTGTGGGGTGTACAAAAGATTGTGTGTAAAAAGCAAATTAACAGGGACTACATCACCATGCTAGGTTCCTTGGTTAAGCTTGGTGATCTAGAGACAGCTGAGGCCGTGCTAAAAGAGTGGGAGTCTTCTAATCACACTTACGATTTTAGAGTGCCAAATGTCCTTGTAATTGGATATTGCCAGAATGACTTAGTTGATAAAGCCGAAATAATGCTGCAAGACATTATCAAGAAAGGTAAGACACCAATCCCGAATAGTTGGGCTATCATCGCTGCAGGGTACTTGAATTCGGATGAGATGGAAAAGGCCTTTGAATGCATGAAAGAAGCAATAGCAGTACGAGCACAAAATCCAGGATGGAGACCAAAACCCCATCTGGTATCAAGCGTAAGCAAATGGCTCGGTGACCAACAAGACACTAGAGAACAAGAGGCTTTCCTTAGCTCATTAAAGACTGTAGTTACTGGAAATAAAGATGTGCATGATACCCTTGGAAACACAGAAGCCAGTGGAATAGGAGAAGAGAATGAAATTGAAGAAATTGTAAGCTATGAACATAGCAAGTAAACTTCTATCCTTCAGCCTGGAGGAAAGGCTCCTGGCTCATTTTTTCCTATTATCCCACCTCCATTTGTTTGGAGAAAACAGAGATGAAAAAGAGTAAGATGTGATGTTGTTACTGTCGGGGCTAGCTTCTATACTAATAATTTGTTCATTATCTGTGCTTGAAGATTTGCGAAGAACAATGGAGAACAATGGTATACAATTGCAGCGAGCTTGCTTCTTCTGCTGTCAAATAGGAGAAAGAGAACTGGTGGTTTTGCAACCCAGTTAAGATTTTTGTTCACAAAATAGATCGGCATTTACTAGATGTTTACAGTTATATATTTGTTTTTCCCCCTCTAAAGCTAGAGTTTGAAAAGATAAAGGATGTATTTGAAGGTCATTGATTCTTAATTTTGAAATAAACAGTTTACAATTGCTCATTCAGCTTAGTCATACATGATTTATTCACAAAGAGAATTGATGGAGAATTACTTAAATTGATTTGTTTGAAAAGAGCCAGTATGATTGAAATCTGAATCCATCAACATCACATGGCCGAGTAAGTCCAAGATCCAAGTTAAAATTAAAGGTTATACGTACTATTATAGGTGAGGTCATATCTATACTATTATAAGGTGAACCTATATCTATGAATTCCCTTAAACAATAATTGACTTTTAGGTAAAATTGTTTTTGTTGTGAAAGAAATGAAAATTGTTTTGTTATGAAagatagctcaaagtaacaatatggaacaagaaaaaacaagctaagagatatagagagaaagagaggagagattcttatttcttcttcaattgtgtatcttttactatctattacaagacctttatatgGTTAATTTCACTTATGGTCATTGAACTATCTTTCAATTTCAGTAAAGTCGTTtaactattttttgtcacttaaaagtaactaaaATTTATCATTGTCACTTAAAAATCATTTTGCCTCAAACTcctaccataaatatgacatggcattaagttttatgataaaaatccaaaaataaatgctACATAAGCTAATATGGGTCATACCCATTTTAGATCCATAATCCAAATgggttttgataaaaaaaaatattaagttccacattagtttaaaatgattatccTATACTACAAAGTTTTGCCTTTTCTGTTACATAagattattttagtatagaataattatgaatatGTATTATTTACAGAAAAGGCAAAACTTTGTAATATAggataatcattttaaactaatgtggaatttattttattttttatcgaAACTTATTTGGATTAAGGgtcaaatcacattaaaggataaatggatctaaaatgggtatgacccatattagcttatgtggcatttatttttagatttttatcaaaaatttaatgccatgtcatatttatggtaggggtttgaggcaaaataatttttaagtgacaatgataaagtttagttactttttaagtgacaaaaaatagttaAATGACTTTACTGAAATTGAAAGATAGTTCAATGACTAACAATGAAATTAACCCGgcatttatataggcatgaaaaatgaagaaatatgtcattaagcatttgagagaaAGATCGTGAagttacaatcataactccaTCAGTATTAGAATAGTGTGAGTTATATagataatggagaagagtagaCATTCACCATATTTTAGTTTTTCTTATAACAGTAAAATTGTTTTTGTTAAGAAAGAAATGAAAATATTGATGCCCGACTATTTACAAGTGAAGAGTTTAGGTCTTGTTGATATGAATAATACTTGCGTGGTTTTCCAATGTCAGATCATATTATTTGCAACAAGGCAAATATACATAAGGTTGAATGTTGCTGACTGGACATCCTAAGACCGAAATTAAATTTGTGGACATGTTGTTTGAGTGAAGGAATAACACTAGCTTTAAGATCTCTATTAGGCCATTCAAATTTTAAAATGAACCTCTTGTTTTCACTGTGTGAATGCCAACGCTATGGCGCAGACAAAGCATGCTCTAATATTAATAATGTTGTATTAATGACAAAAGTTTAAGTTTCTTTTTCTTACATAGATATGCTGCTACTTAAATTAGCTCTGTAAACGAACAAAAATATACTacatccgttcacttttacttgtcaacTATTGACTTTGCACACCCCTTACGAAATAATGAATagagtgcataatttaccatgatatccatattaattggtgtatagtcttagtaaatttaaaaaataattttgaatgagtaattaatgctaagagcaaaatatgaaaaataaattatttttcttttgatatgcgaaaagtgacaagtaaaaatgaaaatttatttttagaatatttaacAACTAAAAGTGAACGGCAGGAGTATTTGATATTCTAAACAATGAGGTTTATGAGTATactttgcttctttctttttttacccACAAGTTGAAATTTTGGTTGCGTCATGCGTGCCATGTAGATTCGTTTAAATTTAGATCATGTTATATCTGAATGATTATATTCATAATTTTTATTTGAAAGTAGGGCAAAGGTCTAAATATGCCCTTGTATTAAAAGAAATTGAGCATATTTGTctttcgttaatactttagctcaaatatgcccttaccgtcacatagttggtccatatatgctcttagagttacacagttgacccatatatgcccttttcgaaacggaattcacccaaactaattagctctttcgttaattgtattaaagtgtattgcaaacactattttctttttattagtacttttttctttacctttctcttttctttcttcttttttcttttcttcttttcttctctttttttttcctttttctttctcccttatctgtttcctccattactgatgtcttctccattttcgtcaccaatttcacttgacaaaactcatgaattccaattactacgaaaattctcccataaggtaatcaagttccaatttcactggctctctaaataaacgaaattaaattgtttcaaaaattatggtttaaactttaaaataataaaaatatctcaacctttaacaatactcaaaagaccaaaatatttaaattattttcagaaagataatttaatgattaaaagcctagagttcttgtagttttataaatttgagttgttagtcttttttcatctttttcacgatattttctatttttttattaactatgtaaattaagggtgtacatggaacgagttggttcggtttttatcaaaaccaaaccaaaccaattatatcggtttggattataCAGTTTTGTtagatttttcgggttttttgttacataaatattatttcaatcttactttgttaaatgttttagaactaaatatatgttcagtaaaaattaaaaaattggcaaacatatgatctataaaaaaattcttatgggagaattttcttagtaattgaaattcatgagttttgtcaagtgaaattggtgacgaaaatggagaagacatcagtaatggaggaaatcagataagggagaaagaaaaagaaaaaaaaagagaagaaaagaaaagaaaaaagaagaaagaaaagagaaaggtaaagaaaaaaaatactaataaaaaggaaatagtgtttgtaatacactttaatacaattaacgaaagagctaattaatttgggtggattccgtttcgaaaagggcatatatgggccaactgtgtaactctaagggcatatatggactaACTAtatgacggtaagggcatatttgagttAAAGTATTAACAAAAGgaaaatgtgctcaatttcataTAGTAGAAGGGAATATTTGGACCCTTTCCGTTGAAATTAAGACTATTACTCCATTAACTACATATATTAAAATTTTGTCGGATAATGTAGTAAATAATCTATTTATTTTCTAATAGTTGAATTCAAGACATATATCAGTTATAAACATACATGACTTGTTActtttgtatacggttaaaactgaGCCCACCAAATTTTTCTATCTTACCAGGACTAGGGAGTTGCATCGAAAGTCGGTCCCGTAGTAGATTAGAATAAGATACGAGGACAAGGTACCAAGTTTGGgattcgaggtacctgtcgagatcgaggacAGCAGCGATCGAGACCGAATGAGACaggcatcgagcaagatcgaagataacataTAACGGAAAGGCaaaatatccgtgactggtcgaagatcatggcggaAATATCAGAACAGATCAAATTaggaacggttaattagctaatcatgggattttcttctataattagaGTTATAtcataagtagaattcctctactatataaaggggagtattaaccatttgtaagagGCATCGTTCTCGCATAAAAAAGCCAATATAACACTTTCTCTTTAGCTTACACtctcttgttcatcagcttgctttatttttaattgttttggtatcaatcagttcGGGGGTACCCTAGATCGAGGGTTGAATTCCGTTTCAACACTGGTTGCTTTACTTTATAGcccatttctgttattaatcttcatatttatcaattggtattaggtgaaatcacgtgtccttaaaaccacattataagtttaattgttatccaattttaagggtaaacattttggcgcccaccgtggggctaaggataatagtgattgcttaatactgattccgataACGCACAccgctttacacttgttctcgtaagaatctttgttttcaggataaatatgtcaaactcacaagtaGTGCCTACACACGGTGACAACGGCCTCAAATTTCACAGGGAAAATGATAATATAGCCGCCCCAGGGATTGAGGcgcctcaggctgacctcgagggagcaccaattgcaaatctcgtcgatgtcagttcacatgtcacCCTAAATGaaaatttgggcgttgatcccgaaggtagcatACGCAttgaagttcgatcaggtggtcgaggtacgctGAGCGGAGAAGAtagtggagttagcctccaattgatattcgaaatgttataGGCTCAACAAGACgttatagcacaactacaaaatcagcacCGAACACCAAGTAGGATCGAAACAGAAGTCGTCCATAGGACCGAGCATGTGCCGGAAAGGACGAACGCctacgaatcggggactgactcGGCCATTATAAAAATGCTCAAAGAGCTCACTAAGCtgattgaatcgggagaaaagaaaatcgaggcaaatgacaagaaagtagagataTACAACTCCCGGtttgaccaaataccgggggcaccgccgattctaaagggtatggattcaaagaaattcgtacagaagcctttccctctaAGTGCGGCTCCGATACCCATTCCGAAAAAATTTCGAATgctagaaattcctaagtataatgggaccaccgacccaaatgagcatttCACTCCTTATAtatgcgcaataaaagggaatgacttggaagacgatgagattgaatctgttttactgaagaaatttggagaaaccttgtcgaaaggagcaatgatatggtaccacaatttgctgCCTAATTCTATcaattccttcgccatgcttgcagactccttcgtaaaggcacatgtcggagcaataaaggttgcaacTAGGAAGTCAGAcatcttcaaggtgaaacaaaaagataacaaaatgttgagggaattcgtatctcggttccagatggaacgcatggaactaccaccggtcacagatgattgggttgttcaagcctttactcaggGTTTGAATGAACGAAGTTCGATGGCATCAtgacagctaaagcagaatttaattgaatatcgaGTGGTAACCTGgaccgatgtacataatcggtaccagtcaaagatcagggtcgaggatgaccaattggtgaccccttccggttccgtttatccaaacatgtccatcggcagaactcaaagggatatcgataGAGAACCTCGGTCGaatagagatcggtatcaaccatataaGGCAGATCGTAGAAATAACGGCCTAGGACacaatcccatccgaaatgatcaaaggaacgatcgaggacagagctctcgagggctcatgagcaaaagtggcttcgataagcatgccgatcccacagaagcaccacggttatcagaatacaacttcagcatcgatgcattaAGTGTTGTGTCAGCTATtaggagaatcaaagatactagatggcccagacccctaaAAACTGATCCATCCCAAAAAACCCCccatcaaatatgcaaataccatggtacacatagtcatagaaccgaagactgcagacaactaagggaggagatGGCatgtctattcaacgagggtcgccttcgagaattcttgagtgaccgagctaagaaccatTTCAAAGACACGGGTGCGAACATGaaaaatgagcaagaagaaccacatcacgtgattcacatgatcattggtgggatcgatattccacaaggccccgtgttcaaacgcactaaagtatcgATCAccaaggaaaaacgaactcgagactatgtgccaaaagtcactttatcattcaatgatgaggaagcagaagggatctcacaaccccacaatgatgctttggtaatatctatccttatgaataaaattcaggtaaaacgtgttttaattgatccaggtagctcggccaatattattcaatcgagggtcgtggagcagctcggcctacaagatcagatcgtacccgtaGCTCGGCCTataagatcagatcgtacccgcagctcgaattctcaatggcttcaacatggcgagtgaaacaactaaaggcgaaatcatcctaccagtaaatgtagccggaactattcaagaaacaaagttccatgtgatcgagggtgatatgagatataatgcacTGCTcagaagaccctggattcacaatatgagggtggtaccctcaacccttcaccaaatactgaagttcccaacaccggatggagtaaaaacggtgtatgggaaacaacatgctgccaaagagatgtCTGCGGTCGACGAAGTAATATCGGTATCGACACTTTCGTCAATAAAGGGATCAGAGTCTAAAGGAAAAcatgaagctaaatagcaaccacaaccaCCAACCTCGACTCAGTCGTAGAAGCAGGGAACGGACGAGGATGGTGActattggatccctcgatccttcataatcccccaggattctgacgccaccaaatcgacagtcgaagagctcgagcaagtcatactaatcgagcatcaacccgatcgaaaggtatacctgggtacggggttaacccccgagctcaggaaaaaactcattaaatatcttatcaataatatggattgtttttcttggtcccacctagatatgacagggatcccaccagagatcactacacatcgactgagcttggacccgaataTTCGCCcgataaaacaaaagagaaggccctagtccgaggtaaaacatgcattcatcaaggatgaggtagccaaacttctcaaaataggatccattcgggaagtaaaaatatcctgaatggtttgaaaacgtagtcgtagtccctaaaaagggaaataaacttagaatgtgcgtagactataaagatttaaaacaAGCATGTCCTAAATAATCTTTTCCTCTGTCGAATATCGATCATATGATCGATGCCATAGCCGGTCATGAGATCCTTAGTTTTTtcgatgcttactccgggtacaatcaaatacaaatgaacccggaggatcaagaaaagactttgttcatcactaagtatgacacctattgttataatgtaatgccgtttggactagaaaatgctggtgccacttaccaacgcttagtaaatcgaatgttcgaagaacaaataggtaaatccatggaggtttatattgacgatatgctagctaagtccatgcgagcagaggacaatttgacacatttgcaggagactttcgatatactaaggaagcactacatgaaactcaacccggagaaatgtgcattcggggtcggctcgggcaagttcctcggctttatggtatcaaataggggaatcaaaatcaaccccgataagatcaagtcaatcaaagacatcacagtcgtggacaatgttaaggtcgtacaaagattaacagggcgcatagccaCTCTAGgctgattcatctcgaggtcttcagatagaagtcacacgttcttctcactgctaaaaaagaagaacaattttacatggaccccggaatgccaacaagcattggaagaattaaagcggtacctctcgagcccgccactgcttcatactctgaaaacggacgagcaactctacttgtacttagcagtctcagaaatagcggtaagtgaggtcctagttcgagaagagcaaggtacgcaatttcctgtttactatgttagtcgaactttaggtgaggccgagacccAGTACCCACACTTGGAAAAATTAGCGCTtaccctaataagcgcctctaggaaattaaaaccatattttcagtgtcacccaatctgtgtggtgactacttatacCCTtcacaatattttgcataagccctaactttcgggtcgattggccaaatgggttgtCGAGATtaatgggtacgatatcgagtatcgaccccgaacggcCCGAAAGTATCGACCCTGAAAAGAAACTATTATTAgagtcgggtacatcatcgggggtgtggaccctcgTTATAGACgacgcttcgaacgtgaaggggtccgggctaggcatcattttgaagccgcccacgggtaatacaattagacaagctatcaaaactttcaagttaactaacaatgaggccgagtatgagaccatgattgcaggtctcgagatagctaaaggtttgggagcagaggtcatcgaggcctaatgtgactccctgcttgtggtaaaccaagtcaacagaaccttcgaggttcgagaagatcgaatgcataggtacttggacaaattacaggtgactctacatcggtttaaagaatggaccctacaacatgtaccttgagaacaaaacaatgagtctgatgcccttgcaaatttagggtcatcagtcgaagacgacGCGATTATCtcgggactgtcgtacaactttcaaggtcagcaatcgaagaaggccacgccgaaatcaaatccacaagtctgacctgggattggaggaacaaatatatcgagtacctaaataacgggaagcttccatcggatcctaaggaatcgaggactctacgtatgaaggccgcacgattcacattggccaaAGATGGAACAATATATAGAAGGATgtttgatggaccattggcaatatgtttgaggccaggagataccgactatgTCCTACGAGAAATTCATGAGGacacctgcggaaatcattctggtgccgaatcattggttcacaaagtcatcagagcaggatactattgggccgatatggaaaaggatacaaaagagtttgttcgaaagtgcgacaaatgtcaaaggtatgcgccgatgattcaccaacccagagagcaactccactcagtattatccccatggccattcatgaaatgggaatCGATATCGTCGGcctctaccatcggccctaggtaaagctaaatttattttgtttatgactgactatttctctaagtgggttgaagaaCAAACTTTCGAGAAAATTatagagaaagaagtcatagacttcatctgggaccacattatatgccgattcgggatgctTACCGAGATCGTATAGGACAATGAAAAgcaattcgtcggcagcaaagtgataaagtttctcgaagatcacaaaataaaaaggatcctgCCAACGCCacatcatcctagtgggaacggacatgccgaatcgacgaacaagaccaTCAtttaaaatctaaagaaaagattgaacgacgctaa of Nicotiana tomentosiformis chromosome 7, ASM39032v3, whole genome shotgun sequence contains these proteins:
- the LOC104091842 gene encoding pentatricopeptide repeat-containing protein At4g21705, mitochondrial-like; this translates as MLGSSYQCSVALQAPKPINSMNYATLNRSISYNLLRRAFPFRAYCTVYSSKRNNLFSRISPVRRADLIIPVLDQWVVEGRKVTSLELQRIVRDLRSRKRFSQALQVSEWMSVSGLCPFKSGDCAVHLDLIGVVHGWEAAECYFNNLTDEQKNDKTYGALFNCYIRECLVEKSLAHFQKMKKLGYASCTLVYNNLMCLYRSTRQLERVSDVLSEMKENGVTPNNFSYRICINCCGERADYSGMEKLLEEMESQPFISVDWITYSMMANVYIKAKFKEKALAFLKKLEDKLHKDPIGYNHLISHYANLGNKEEMLRLWGVQKIVCKKQINRDYITMLGSLVKLGDLETAEAVLKEWESSNHTYDFRVPNVLVIGYCQNDLVDKAEIMLQDIIKKGKTPIPNSWAIIAAGYLNSDEMEKAFECMKEAIAVRAQNPGWRPKPHLVSSVSKWLGDQQDTREQEAFLSSLKTVVTGNKDVHDTLGNTEASGIGEENEIEEIVSYEHSK